In Thauera sedimentorum, a single genomic region encodes these proteins:
- a CDS encoding DUF3079 domain-containing protein — protein sequence MAKKFPLHPRHPERICWGCDKYCPADSLGCGNGSGRTQHPAELLGEDWYTYGDWGLEVEDEKPKTDEEPS from the coding sequence ATGGCCAAGAAATTCCCCCTCCATCCCCGCCACCCCGAGCGCATCTGCTGGGGCTGCGACAAGTATTGCCCGGCCGACTCGCTCGGCTGCGGCAACGGCTCCGGGCGCACCCAACACCCGGCCGAACTGCTGGGCGAGGACTGGTACACCTACGGCGACTGGGGGCTGGAAGTGGAAGACGAGAAGCCGAAGACGGACGAAGAGCCGTCCTGA
- a CDS encoding beta-ketoacyl synthase N-terminal-like domain-containing protein codes for MRPVKIAALGHCSALGLDATAAGAALASRLDAPPAPPPACRRVLDHDWPWFALPLAETGWRARAEAALRGVGRELRRALPAALWADTPLFLASSSLQAGALEEAARASGRIELPVDAAAFAQDVAGWLGLHGTPWVFSTTCTSGFAALDAAAGLIASGGIERAVVLGVELTNDISIAGFSGLGLLAEAGAPAGSGLVLGEAVAGVLLCAADDATIAADSGWRIAGCALGVDGHSPTGPAPDGARIAELLARTLQTAGLEPRDIDLLKPHRGGLAATDEPEARALAAVFGEHLPPLVALKPQLGHTLGASALAETTALLAAGTGDARRLLLNLIGFGGSIAALALTHAEAPR; via the coding sequence ATGAGGCCGGTGAAGATCGCCGCGCTCGGCCACTGCTCGGCGCTCGGGCTCGACGCGACCGCCGCCGGCGCCGCGCTGGCCTCGCGCCTCGACGCGCCGCCGGCCCCACCGCCCGCATGCCGTCGGGTGCTGGACCACGACTGGCCGTGGTTCGCCCTGCCGCTGGCCGAAACGGGATGGCGCGCACGTGCCGAGGCCGCGCTGCGCGGCGTGGGTCGCGAGCTGCGCCGCGCCCTGCCGGCCGCGCTGTGGGCCGACACCCCGCTCTTCCTCGCCTCGTCCTCGCTGCAGGCCGGCGCGCTGGAAGAGGCCGCACGCGCCAGCGGACGCATCGAGCTGCCGGTGGATGCCGCCGCCTTCGCGCAGGACGTGGCCGGCTGGCTCGGCCTGCACGGCACGCCCTGGGTGTTCTCCACCACCTGCACCTCCGGCTTCGCCGCGCTGGATGCGGCCGCAGGGCTGATCGCCAGCGGCGGGATCGAGCGCGCCGTCGTGCTCGGCGTGGAACTGACCAACGACATCAGCATCGCCGGCTTCTCCGGCCTCGGCCTGCTTGCCGAAGCCGGCGCCCCGGCCGGCAGCGGGCTGGTGCTGGGCGAAGCGGTGGCCGGCGTGCTGCTGTGCGCCGCGGACGACGCCACCATCGCCGCCGACAGCGGCTGGCGCATCGCCGGCTGCGCGCTGGGAGTGGACGGCCATTCGCCCACCGGCCCCGCGCCCGACGGCGCGCGCATCGCCGAACTGCTCGCCCGCACGCTGCAGACCGCCGGCCTCGAACCCCGCGACATCGACCTGCTCAAGCCTCACCGCGGCGGGCTGGCCGCCACCGACGAGCCGGAAGCGCGCGCGCTGGCCGCGGTCTTCGGCGAGCATCTGCCGCCCCTGGTGGCACTCAAGCCCCAGCTCGGCCACACCCTGGGCGCCAGCGCACTGGCGGAGACCACCGCGCTGCTCGCCGCCGGCACGGGCGATGCCCGCCGGCTGCTGCTCAACCTCATCGGCTTCGGCGGCAGCATCGCCGCCCTCGCCCTCACCCACGCAGAGGCGCCGCGATGA
- a CDS encoding VOC family protein: MKLGYTILYVADVPRTLAFYEAAFGLERRFLHESGDFGELETGATALAFSSRRLMSELGKNPSTPDPHAPCCEIAFVTEEVGVAVERAVAAGAALVQAPAQMPWGQTVAYVSDPDGFLVELCTPVAQA, translated from the coding sequence ATGAAACTCGGCTACACCATCCTCTACGTCGCGGACGTCCCGCGCACGCTCGCCTTCTACGAAGCGGCCTTCGGCCTGGAACGCCGCTTCCTGCACGAGAGCGGCGACTTCGGCGAACTGGAGACCGGCGCCACCGCGCTGGCCTTTTCCTCGCGCCGGCTGATGAGCGAACTCGGCAAGAACCCATCGACGCCCGATCCGCACGCGCCGTGCTGCGAGATCGCCTTCGTCACCGAGGAGGTGGGCGTAGCGGTCGAGCGCGCGGTGGCCGCCGGGGCGGCGCTGGTGCAGGCACCCGCGCAGATGCCCTGGGGGCAGACGGTGGCCTATGTGTCCGACCCGGACGGCTTCCTGGTGGAGTTGTGCACCCCGGTGGCTCAGGCGTAG
- a CDS encoding AraC family transcriptional regulator encodes MDTFASLPAIALRHWRFSLDCDTRSAVLPDGCRDLIVVHAPGSPPHWFVSPLADGTLQVPGRAGQRFAGLRFHPAVSIDEAALLDAARRLDADDPLELGARIEEHVQVDHRLAEALQVLASSAGVAPASRALGVSERSLERLLLQATARTPRYWKNLARARRAAAALAGNLPLAEIAAEHGYADQAHLSRDFRRWFGCPPARFRADPALLTMAAEPGYA; translated from the coding sequence ATGGACACGTTCGCTTCCCTGCCGGCCATCGCCCTGCGCCACTGGCGCTTCAGCCTTGATTGCGACACCCGCTCCGCGGTCCTGCCCGACGGCTGCCGCGACCTCATCGTGGTGCATGCGCCCGGCAGCCCGCCACACTGGTTCGTCTCGCCGCTGGCCGACGGCACGCTGCAGGTGCCGGGGCGCGCCGGGCAACGCTTTGCCGGCCTGCGCTTCCATCCCGCGGTGAGCATCGACGAGGCGGCGCTGCTCGATGCCGCCCGCCGGCTGGACGCCGACGATCCGCTGGAACTCGGCGCGCGCATCGAGGAACACGTGCAGGTGGACCACCGCCTGGCCGAGGCGCTGCAGGTCCTGGCGTCGAGCGCCGGCGTCGCCCCCGCCAGCCGCGCGCTGGGCGTGAGCGAACGCAGCCTGGAGCGCCTGCTGCTGCAGGCCACCGCGCGCACCCCGCGCTACTGGAAGAACCTCGCCCGCGCACGCCGCGCCGCGGCCGCGTTGGCCGGCAACTTACCGCTGGCCGAAATCGCCGCCGAGCACGGCTACGCCGACCAGGCCCACCTGAGCCGCGACTTCCGCCGCTGGTTCGGCTGCCCGCCAGCGCGCTTCCGGGCCGACCCGGCGCTGCTGACGATGGCCGCCGAACCGGGCTACGCCTGA
- a CDS encoding phosphopantetheine-binding protein, whose product MTLKDELKQLIVDACDRDCDPATITDDEILFGPEAPLALDSLDALQLSMAIQKKYGLRLTDSKDTRRILASVGALAEHLEAFLAARA is encoded by the coding sequence ATGACCCTCAAAGACGAACTCAAGCAGCTCATCGTCGACGCCTGCGACCGCGACTGCGACCCCGCAACGATCACCGACGACGAAATCCTCTTCGGCCCCGAGGCGCCGCTCGCCCTCGACTCGCTCGACGCCCTGCAGCTCTCCATGGCCATCCAGAAGAAGTACGGCCTGCGCCTGACCGACAGCAAGGACACCCGCCGCATCCTCGCCAGCGTCGGCGCGCTGGCCGAGCATCTGGAAGCCTTCCTGGCTGCGCGCGCGTGA